Proteins from one Pseudomonas sp. KBS0710 genomic window:
- a CDS encoding FecR family protein, translated as MTVTPTADALFEEASGWYFRLQAEDITPTEMDAFAAWLGQGNAQDEAWQEVQAMLGGMREPARIIRRAEQSAWGKPARRWAYAAAVLLAVGLTVQNTPWLDRLRADYATGTGESRTIELADGSHLQLNTDSAVQIRMSAGERQIRLLRGEGFFDVTKDPTRPFVVQSGDGWVKVVGTQFGVARRDAQTRVQVAQGKVEVSAGKGAPVYLEPGRAVEYQDEQLAEVHGFDPASGFAWRQRQLVFRQQPLSEVVTELNRYWPGKTLVLGDALRNRVVSGVFEIDKPDAVIKALEYTLNLHAEHYTPYLLVLREGKAS; from the coding sequence ATGACCGTCACACCCACTGCCGACGCGTTGTTTGAAGAAGCCTCTGGCTGGTACTTCCGCCTGCAGGCCGAAGACATAACGCCCACTGAGATGGATGCCTTCGCCGCCTGGCTCGGCCAAGGCAACGCCCAGGATGAAGCCTGGCAGGAAGTGCAGGCGATGCTCGGTGGTATGCGTGAGCCGGCGCGGATCATTCGCCGCGCCGAACAGTCCGCCTGGGGTAAACCGGCGCGGCGCTGGGCGTATGCCGCTGCGGTGTTACTGGCGGTGGGCCTGACCGTGCAAAACACGCCCTGGCTCGACCGCTTGCGTGCCGACTACGCCACCGGCACTGGCGAGTCGCGCACCATCGAACTGGCAGATGGCTCCCACCTGCAACTCAATACCGACAGCGCGGTGCAAATCCGCATGAGTGCGGGCGAGCGGCAGATTCGTTTGTTGCGCGGCGAAGGCTTCTTCGACGTGACCAAGGACCCGACGCGGCCCTTCGTGGTGCAGTCCGGCGATGGCTGGGTGAAGGTGGTCGGCACCCAGTTCGGCGTGGCGCGGCGTGATGCGCAAACGCGGGTGCAGGTGGCGCAAGGCAAGGTTGAGGTCAGCGCCGGGAAAGGCGCGCCGGTGTACCTGGAGCCGGGGCGGGCGGTGGAGTATCAGGACGAGCAGCTTGCCGAGGTCCACGGCTTCGACCCGGCCAGCGGCTTTGCCTGGCGCCAACGGCAGCTCGTGTTTCGTCAGCAGCCGCTGTCGGAAGTGGTCACCGAACTTAACCGTTACTGGCCCGGCAAGACCCTGGTGCTCGGCGATGCGTTACGCAACCGCGTGGTGTCCGGTGTGTTTGAAATCGACAAGCCCGACGCGGTGATCAAGGCATTGGAATACACCCTCAACCTGCACGCCGAGCATTACACCCCGTATTTGCTGGTGTTGCGCGAAGGCAAGGCGTCCTGA
- a CDS encoding RNA polymerase sigma factor, whose product MSSWNSQIARLFAEQKKALEAFVTRRTGSAQVAADLTQESFLRLARLDSGEKIDNLPAFLFTIASNLVRDHQRQAIRRERLDAGEPSEELPCSNPGADEQLAAYQQEQLMQDAILALPEATRQIFLLYHVDELSYREIGERLSITPRSVEYQLRRALIECRGYIKTRLACDAQGRRS is encoded by the coding sequence GTGTCCTCCTGGAATTCGCAGATTGCGCGCCTGTTCGCGGAGCAGAAGAAAGCCCTCGAAGCTTTCGTCACCCGCCGTACCGGCAGTGCCCAGGTGGCGGCCGACCTGACCCAGGAATCTTTCCTGCGCCTGGCGCGCCTGGATTCCGGCGAGAAGATCGACAACCTCCCGGCCTTTCTCTTCACCATTGCCAGTAACCTGGTACGCGACCACCAGCGTCAGGCCATTCGACGTGAGCGCCTGGATGCCGGTGAGCCGAGCGAAGAGCTGCCCTGCAGCAACCCCGGTGCCGATGAACAGTTGGCTGCCTATCAGCAGGAGCAACTGATGCAGGACGCTATCCTGGCGCTGCCCGAAGCGACTCGGCAGATCTTCCTGCTCTATCATGTCGACGAACTTTCCTACCGCGAGATTGGCGAACGCCTGTCGATCACCCCGCGCAGTGTGGAATACCAACTGCGTCGTGCCTTGATTGAATGCCGCGGGTACATCAAGACGCGGCTTGCCTGCGATGCACAAGGACGTCGGTCATGA
- a CDS encoding L-cystine transporter → MNLPLILNLLVFVALLLGLAQTRRTNWSLAKKVLFALVLGVVFGTVLHTIYGDGNPVLKASISWFDLVGNGYVQLLQMIVIPLVFASILSAVARLHNASSLGKISFLTIGTLLFTTAIAALIGIGLTNLFGLTAEGLVAGTQEMARLQVIQSDYAGKVADLNIPQLLLSFVPANPFADLARAKPTSIISVVIFAAFLGVAALQLLKDEVEKGQKVLNAIDTLQAWVMRLVRLVMKLTPYGVLALMTKVVAGSNLQDIFKLGSFVVVSYLALGLMFVVHGLLLSLAGINPLRFFRKVWPVLTFAFTSRSSAAAIPLSIEAQTRRLGIPQSIAGFAASFGATIGQNGCAGLYPAMLAVMVAPTVGINPLDPLWIATLVAIVTLSSAGVAGVGGGATFAALIVLPAMGLPVSLVALLISVEPLIDMGRTALNVNGSMTAGAITSQVMGQTDKALLDADEHAELAQA, encoded by the coding sequence ATGAATCTGCCCCTGATTCTCAACTTACTGGTGTTCGTGGCCCTGTTGCTGGGCCTGGCACAAACCCGTCGCACCAACTGGAGCCTCGCCAAGAAGGTGCTGTTTGCCCTCGTATTGGGCGTGGTGTTCGGCACGGTGTTGCACACCATTTATGGCGACGGTAACCCGGTGCTAAAGGCCTCGATCAGCTGGTTTGACCTGGTCGGCAATGGCTACGTGCAATTGTTGCAAATGATCGTGATCCCGCTGGTGTTCGCCTCGATCCTCAGTGCTGTGGCGCGTCTGCATAACGCCTCGTCACTGGGCAAGATCAGCTTCCTGACCATCGGCACGCTGCTGTTCACCACCGCGATTGCGGCGCTGATCGGTATCGGCCTGACCAACCTGTTCGGCCTCACCGCCGAAGGTCTGGTGGCGGGCACCCAGGAAATGGCACGCCTGCAAGTGATCCAGAGTGATTACGCCGGCAAGGTGGCTGACCTGAATATCCCGCAGTTGCTGCTGTCGTTCGTGCCGGCCAACCCGTTTGCAGATCTTGCCCGCGCCAAGCCGACGTCGATCATCAGCGTGGTGATTTTCGCCGCATTCCTGGGGGTTGCCGCGCTGCAACTGCTCAAGGATGAGGTGGAAAAGGGCCAGAAAGTGCTCAACGCCATCGACACCCTGCAAGCCTGGGTAATGCGTCTGGTGCGCCTGGTGATGAAGCTGACGCCATACGGTGTTTTGGCACTGATGACCAAAGTGGTCGCCGGCTCCAACCTGCAAGACATCTTCAAGCTCGGCAGTTTTGTGGTGGTCTCGTACCTGGCGCTGGGCCTGATGTTTGTGGTGCACGGCCTGCTGCTGTCGCTGGCCGGGATCAACCCGCTGCGGTTCTTCCGCAAGGTGTGGCCGGTGCTGACCTTTGCCTTCACCAGCCGCTCCAGCGCAGCCGCCATTCCGCTGAGCATTGAAGCGCAGACCCGTCGCCTGGGTATCCCGCAGTCCATTGCCGGGTTTGCCGCCTCGTTTGGCGCGACCATCGGCCAGAACGGTTGCGCCGGTCTCTATCCCGCCATGCTGGCGGTGATGGTTGCACCGACCGTGGGCATCAACCCGCTGGACCCACTGTGGATCGCGACGCTGGTGGCGATTGTGACCTTGAGTTCGGCCGGTGTGGCAGGCGTGGGCGGCGGTGCCACCTTCGCCGCGCTGATCGTGCTGCCGGCGATGGGCTTGCCGGTGTCACTGGTAGCGCTGCTGATTTCCGTAGAGCCGCTGATCGACATGGGCCGCACAGCTCTGAACGTGAATGGCTCGATGACGGCCGGGGCGATTACCAGCCAGGTCATGGGGCAGACGGATAAAGCGCTGCTGGATGCCGATGAGCATGCTGAATTAGCGCAGGCCTGA
- a CDS encoding TonB-dependent siderophore receptor, with amino-acid sequence MAHRFAARPLLALAISLAGGTAPLYLQAAETTQAQAYRFDIPGQSLDGALAAFSAVTRVQVLVSGELTQGVVSPGVKGNLAQREALAQLLGGTGLSAAFINADTVTLEKPVATGSALEVGATTISAEQLGVTTEGTGSYTTGAVTLGKGEQKLKDIPQSVSVMTRKQMDDQNTTKLSEVVKRTPGLTATKSPGPGMFIFSRGFEVGTLQYDGVGIPRNTYTLGSYLTENMAIYDRVETLRGPAALLQGANSPGGTMNLVRKRGQQAPTVTVTAKAGSWDHYGTQVDAGGPLNAEGTLRGRFVADYDTTNSFVDYAGGWNQTVYAAVDYDFTPDTTVGVGISNQKGHSRPNFMSLPRYANGSDIGLPRSTFVGASWNRAVNNQTQVFADLEHRFNDDWKVKAALVAMDEHNDATYQATWDEIPNPGSTGNVRYVDWVTDFNTKSRGADVYLNGKFEGLGFQQEMVLGANYSKLTTDDQWARAATNGADIFNIDHNRPQRDKNQLFAQGSASKSWYDIRQKGIYGTWRVKVLDPLTLILGARSSWYDYSYVGQGGFGGVYNAPEASSTQTSGKVTPYAGLVYALNEQWSAYASYADAFEPQTNLTTSGSLLKPIEGKNYELGIKGELAGGRLNTSFAIFRYDQKNRGVQDLQGPMNCNGWYCSVASGEVRSQGFEATLSGEVLPGLQLASSYTYNTTKFLKDNTYEGKIFSTWTPKHLLKVWGDYQLPGDWQQFSVGAGVTAQSSTEAYDRTFSVPGNALWDSRVAYKINQEFTVAANLNNMFDKKYYIPAYNANWGSNYYGDPRNVMFTMTYTPQF; translated from the coding sequence ATGGCACACCGATTCGCCGCACGGCCCTTGCTGGCACTGGCCATTTCCTTGGCTGGCGGCACCGCGCCGCTGTACTTGCAGGCCGCCGAGACCACCCAGGCCCAGGCTTACCGCTTTGATATTCCGGGGCAGAGCCTGGATGGCGCGCTGGCGGCGTTTTCGGCGGTGACGCGGGTGCAGGTGCTGGTGAGTGGTGAGTTGACCCAAGGCGTGGTTTCGCCGGGCGTCAAAGGCAACCTGGCCCAGCGCGAAGCCTTGGCACAGTTGTTGGGCGGCACCGGGTTGAGTGCGGCGTTCATCAACGCGGACACCGTCACCCTGGAAAAACCTGTGGCAACGGGCTCGGCCCTGGAGGTCGGCGCCACCACCATCAGCGCCGAACAGTTGGGCGTGACCACCGAAGGCACGGGCTCGTACACCACCGGCGCAGTGACACTGGGCAAGGGCGAGCAGAAACTCAAAGACATCCCGCAATCGGTCAGCGTCATGACGCGCAAGCAGATGGATGACCAGAACACCACCAAACTCTCCGAAGTGGTCAAGCGCACACCCGGCCTCACAGCGACCAAATCCCCCGGCCCTGGCATGTTCATCTTCTCCCGTGGCTTCGAGGTCGGCACCCTGCAATACGACGGTGTGGGGATCCCGCGTAATACCTACACGCTGGGCAGTTACCTCACCGAGAACATGGCCATCTACGACCGCGTCGAGACCCTGCGCGGCCCGGCTGCGTTGCTGCAAGGCGCCAACAGCCCTGGCGGTACGATGAACCTGGTGCGCAAGCGCGGCCAGCAGGCACCGACCGTGACGGTCACCGCCAAGGCGGGCTCCTGGGACCATTACGGTACCCAGGTGGATGCCGGTGGCCCACTCAATGCCGAAGGCACCTTGCGCGGCCGTTTTGTGGCGGACTATGACACCACCAACTCCTTCGTCGACTACGCCGGCGGCTGGAACCAGACAGTCTACGCGGCCGTCGACTACGACTTCACACCCGACACCACCGTCGGCGTGGGCATCAGCAATCAGAAGGGCCACTCGCGCCCCAACTTCATGTCGTTGCCCCGTTATGCCAACGGCAGCGATATCGGCCTGCCACGCTCGACGTTTGTCGGCGCCAGTTGGAACCGTGCGGTCAACAACCAGACCCAAGTGTTCGCCGACCTGGAGCATCGTTTCAACGATGACTGGAAGGTGAAGGCCGCACTGGTGGCCATGGATGAACACAACGACGCGACCTACCAGGCAACGTGGGATGAAATCCCCAATCCGGGCAGCACCGGCAACGTGCGTTATGTGGATTGGGTCACCGACTTCAATACCAAAAGCCGCGGCGCGGATGTGTATTTAAACGGCAAGTTCGAAGGTTTGGGCTTCCAACAGGAAATGGTCCTGGGCGCCAACTATTCTAAGCTCACCACCGACGACCAGTGGGCGCGGGCGGCAACGAACGGCGCGGATATCTTCAACATTGACCACAACCGCCCGCAGCGCGACAAAAACCAGTTGTTCGCCCAGGGCAGCGCGTCGAAGAGCTGGTATGACATCCGTCAGAAAGGCATCTACGGCACGTGGCGTGTGAAAGTCCTGGACCCGCTGACCTTGATTCTTGGGGCTCGCAGCAGTTGGTATGACTATTCCTACGTAGGTCAGGGTGGGTTTGGTGGTGTGTACAACGCCCCCGAGGCTAGCAGCACGCAAACGTCCGGAAAGGTCACGCCCTATGCTGGCCTGGTCTATGCGTTGAACGAGCAGTGGTCGGCCTACGCCAGTTATGCCGATGCATTTGAACCGCAGACCAACCTGACGACCTCCGGGTCCTTACTCAAGCCTATCGAAGGCAAAAACTACGAGCTGGGCATCAAGGGCGAACTGGCCGGCGGTCGCCTCAATACCTCGTTTGCGATCTTCCGTTACGACCAGAAAAACCGTGGCGTGCAGGACCTGCAAGGGCCGATGAATTGCAATGGCTGGTATTGCTCGGTCGCCTCGGGCGAAGTCCGCAGCCAAGGCTTTGAAGCCACGTTGAGCGGCGAAGTGCTGCCCGGCCTGCAGCTGGCCTCCAGTTACACCTACAACACCACCAAGTTCCTTAAGGACAACACCTACGAAGGCAAAATCTTCAGCACCTGGACACCCAAGCACTTGCTCAAGGTCTGGGGTGATTACCAGTTGCCGGGCGATTGGCAGCAGTTCAGCGTTGGTGCGGGCGTGACCGCGCAAAGCAGCACCGAAGCCTACGACCGCACCTTCAGTGTGCCGGGTAATGCCCTGTGGGATTCGCGGGTGGCCTACAAGATCAATCAGGAATTCACCGTGGCGGCGAACCTGAACAATATGTTCGACAAAAAGTATTACATCCCGGCCTACAACGCGAACTGGGGCAGCAACTACTACGGCGACCCACGCAATGTGATGTTCACCATGACCTACACCCCACAGTTCTGA
- a CDS encoding haloacid dehalogenase-like hydrolase has translation MKLAPTLLAAAFCLGLVSQAFAATELKHWPAPAAEQLNKMIAANANKGNFAVFDMDNTSYRYDLEESLLPYMENKGLITRESMDPSLKLMPFKDTADHKESLFSYYYRLCEVDDMVCYPWVAQIFSGFTLKELKVQVDELMASGKPVPVTYFEGDVVKKSEVQPPKVFTGQAELYNKLMENGIEVYVMTAASEELVRMVAADPKYGYNVKPENVIGVSTLLKDRKTGELTTARKQITAGKYDEKANLGLELTPYLWTPATWMAGKHAAILTYIDEWKKPVIVGGDTPTSDGYMLFHDVDVAKGGIHLWINRKDKYMTQLNGMMAKHAAAQAKEGLPVTADKNWVIVKPDDIQ, from the coding sequence ATGAAGCTCGCGCCAACACTACTTGCCGCTGCCTTCTGCCTCGGCCTCGTCAGCCAGGCATTTGCCGCCACCGAGTTGAAACACTGGCCGGCGCCTGCCGCCGAGCAACTGAACAAGATGATTGCCGCGAATGCCAACAAGGGTAACTTCGCGGTGTTCGACATGGACAACACCAGTTACCGCTACGACCTCGAAGAGTCTTTGTTGCCGTACATGGAAAACAAAGGCCTGATCACCCGCGAGAGCATGGACCCATCGCTGAAGCTGATGCCGTTCAAGGACACCGCCGACCACAAGGAAAGCCTGTTCAGCTACTACTACCGCCTCTGCGAAGTCGATGACATGGTCTGCTACCCGTGGGTTGCGCAGATTTTCTCGGGCTTCACCCTCAAGGAACTCAAGGTCCAGGTGGACGAGTTGATGGCTTCCGGCAAGCCGGTGCCGGTCACCTACTTTGAAGGCGATGTGGTGAAGAAATCCGAGGTGCAGCCGCCGAAAGTCTTTACCGGCCAAGCCGAGCTGTACAACAAGCTGATGGAAAACGGCATCGAGGTGTATGTGATGACCGCCGCGTCCGAGGAGCTGGTGCGCATGGTCGCCGCCGATCCGAAGTACGGCTACAACGTCAAACCCGAAAACGTCATTGGCGTGAGCACCTTGCTCAAGGACCGCAAGACCGGCGAGTTGACCACTGCGCGTAAGCAGATCACTGCGGGCAAATATGACGAGAAGGCCAACCTCGGCCTGGAGCTCACCCCGTACCTGTGGACCCCGGCAACCTGGATGGCCGGTAAGCACGCGGCAATCCTGACCTACATCGACGAATGGAAAAAACCGGTGATCGTCGGCGGTGATACACCGACCAGCGATGGCTACATGCTGTTCCACGATGTGGACGTGGCCAAGGGCGGCATTCACCTGTGGATCAACCGCAAGGACAAATACATGACCCAACTCAACGGCATGATGGCCAAGCACGCGGCGGCCCAGGCCAAGGAAGGTCTGCCGGTGACGGCGGACAAGAACTGGGTGATCGTCAAGCCAGACGACATTCAGTAA